A segment of the Coffea arabica cultivar ET-39 chromosome 8c, Coffea Arabica ET-39 HiFi, whole genome shotgun sequence genome:
TATTATTGTCATCTGAATATTTCGGATAGACCTGTGTATTCCCATTATTGTGATAGTAGAAATTTTTTACTGGACTAGGTCCCGTGATTTTTCCCAATTTGGGTTTTTCACATAAAAATCTTGGTGTCCTGTgccttttattttcttgcattttattatcactGTTGGTATTATTACTTGGTAATTTGgtttattcctattttaactGGTACTTGGGGAAAGAGAAATTTATCCTGAGCTAACTCTGATATTGTGTGCCTGTACTAATACCCCTTtcccaacaagtggtatcaagTAGTCAGGTTAGGCTGCTCATTTGTACTAGTTAAAAATGGATGATTCGGATAGTGGTtgcatgataaaattgaatgcCACTAATTATTCAATTTGGAAGCCCAGAATGGAAGACTACTTGTATTGTAGAGATTTGTTTGAACCTGTTCTAGGGGATAAAGGCAAACCAAGTGATATGAGTGATGAAAAATGGGCTAATATGCACAGGAAAACTGTTGGTAATATTAGAAAATGGATTGGTCAAACTATTTTTCAACATTTTGCTTATGACACCAGAGCTGATGTATTATGGAAAAAACTTGAGAATATGTATGAAAGGAAGACCGGTTTGAACAAAGCTTGTTGTCTAAAGCAGATTACTCGGATGAGATATAAGGATGAGGAAGATATGACTGAACACCTGAGTAATTTTCAGGGATTGATAAACCAGGCAactacgttaaatttgaaattggatGATGAAGTGCAGGCGTTATTATTATTCAATTCACTACCGGATAGTTGGAAAACCATGGTGGTCTCCATCAGTAATTCAGCTCCGAATGGTGTGTTGACCATGGCTATTGCAAAAGAAGCCATGATGAATGAAGAATTCAGGAGGAAGGAACAAGGAATTGTCTATGAGTCCCAGGCCCTAGtgatagaaaagaaagaaagaagatggAGAAGCAAAAGTAGAGGACCCCACAATAGTAATGACAAATCCAAAAGCAAGTCTGAGTTGCGAAAAAATGTTGCATGCTATTATTGTAAAAAGAATGGACATTATATGGAGTGCAGAATCCTAAAACGGGATCAAGCTGAGAAAAAGGGTAAGGCGAAGGAAAAAGATGATGAAGACACTACAGTAGTTGTGGTAGTTCATGATGATATGTTTGTGTTCTGTGATGACGGTCAGGTGAATATTATTCATTATGACAGTGATTGGGTAGTTGATTCAGGTGCATCCTACCATGTTATTTCTCACAGGCATTGCTTCTCAACCTACTCCGAAGGAGATTTCGGATGTGTTAGGATGGGAAATGAGGTCTCATGCAAAGTTGTTGGCATGGAAGACATATACTTGGATACAGATACCGGGTACCAGCTGATATTGAGAAATGGTTGACATGTTCCTGATATTCGACTTAACCTTATTTTCACAGGAAAACTTGACGATGAGGGCTACTATAGCTCGCAAGGTGGAGGCAAATGAAAACTCAACAAAGGAAACCTCGTTGTTGCCAGAGGAAAGAAGCATAGTACCCTCTACGTGATGCAAGCCAAGTTGAGGAAGGGAGAAGTGAATGCAGTTCGTGATTCCTCGATTGACCTTTGGCATAAGCGACTTGGACACATGGGTGAAAAGGGGATTCAGATACTTGTTCGCAAACAGCTCCTACCTGAAGTTAGAGGTAATGCACTTAAACCTTGTGTTGACTGCATTTATAGGAAACAACACAGAGTtgtattcaaaaattttcttacatCTAGGAAATTGAATCCGTTAGAATTGGTGCACACTGATGTTTGTTATATGAAAGATAAGTCTCTTGGTAGTGCTATttattttgtaacttttattgATGACTTTGCTAGAAAGGTTTGGTGTTTTGCTTTAAAATCCAAAGATCAGGTTTTGGATGTGTTTAAAGATTTTCACAGTAAAGTTGAAAGAGAGACTGGCAAGTAGTTAACGTGTATTCGTGCTGATAATGGTGGCGAGTACAGAGGACTATTTGAAATCTACTGCAAGTCTCATGGAATCAGATTGGAGAAAACTGTACCAAAAACTCCTCAAGAGAATGGAGTAGCAGAGAGGATGAATAGATCCATTACTGAGCCGGTTAGATGTATGCTCTCTAATGCTAAACTACCAAAATCTTTTTGGGGTGAGGCAATGAGGACTGCAGTCGATTTGATCAATCTTTCCCCATCAGTTCCTCTAGATGGTGATATCCCAGAGAGGGTATGGAAAGGAAAAGATGTGTCCTTTAAACACTTGAGAGTTTTTGGTTGTCGGGTATTTGTTCATATTCCCAAAGATGAAAGGTCAAAACTTGATGTAAAATCAAAGCAGTGTATCTTCTTGGGTTATGGACATGAAGATTTTGGTTATAGATTGTACGATCCTATTGAGAAGAAGGTGATCAGGAGTAGAGATGTTGTCTTCTTTGAAATCAAGCTATTGAAAACATTGATAAAGGTGATAATTCAAAATATTCATATGACATTTCTGCTAGTTCAAATTCAGATCCAGATCCAATTCCAATACCTGTTGATTTTAATCAAGGGAGAGCTGAGACAGAGCAGAGAAAAGATATTAATGATGATGATAATCCTACTGCTAATGAACCTGAGCATAAGGCATCACCTACTCCACCACCATCACCACAAGATGAGTTTAGGAGATCTACCAGAGAGAAGAGACCTTCTAGCAGATATAATTCTCATAAATATATGTTGTTGACATATGGAGGAGAGCCAGAGTCCTACGGTGAGGCCCTAGAGCATGAGAATAAAGAAGACTGGTGCGAGCCATGCAAGAGGAAATGGTGTCCCTGCATGAGAATCATACTTATGATTTAGTAAAATTACCTAAGGGTAAGAGAGCTCTGAAGAACAAATGGGTTTACAGGTTGAAAACTCAGGAGCACACCTCACAACCAAAGTATAAAGCAAGATTGGTTGTGAAGGGATTTAGTCAAAAGAAGAGTATAGATTTTGAAGAAATCTTCTCTCTTATGgtaaaaatgtcatcaattcgAGTTGTTCTTGGTATTGCAGCTAGTTTGAATTTGGAGATCGAGCAACTTGACGTGAAGACAGCCTTTCTGCATGATGACTTTGAAGAGAAGATCTACATGAAGCAACCGGAGGGGTTCAAAGAAAATGGCAAGGAAAATCTTGTATGCCGTCTCAAGAAGAGTTTGTATGCTTTGAAATAGGCACCGAGACAGTAGTATAAGAAGTTTGACTCCTTCATGACAGATCATGAGTACCACAGGACTACATCTGATCACTgtgtttatgtgaaaaatttttcaaatggtGATTTTGTTATTCTCTTGCTATATATTGATGATATGTTGATTGTTGGTCGTGATACTGTGAAAATTGATAGGTTGAAAAAGGAGTTAAGTAAATCCTTTGTAATGAAAGATTTGGGTCCGATTAGACAGATACTGTGGATGAAAATCTCACGTGACAGGCAAAATGGGAAGCTCTAGTTGtctcaagaaaaatacattgAGAAAGTACTCAACAGATTTAACATGAGTAAGGCTAAGGAAGTCTCAACTCCACTTGCAGGTCACTTTAAACTGAACATCAAGCAGTGCCCTACAAGTAAGAAAgataaagaagacatgaagaaGATTCCTTATGCTTCGTCTGTTGGTAGCTTGATGTATGCTATGGTTTGCACCAGGCCAAATATTGCTCATGCAGTTGGAGTAGTCAGTCGGTATCTCTCTAATTCTGGTAAGGAGCATTGGAATGCTGTCAAATGGATTCTCAGGTATCTCAAAAGAATTCTTAGATTGTGTCTATGTTTCGGCAATGGTAAAACTGTGCTAGATGGATACACTGATGCAGATATGGCAGGTGATCTTGATAATAGGAAGTCCACATCTGGGTACTTGATGATTTTTGCAGGGGGAGCAGTGTCATGGCAAAGTAAGTTACAGAAATGCATCGCCCTTTCTAGTACAGAGGTAGAGTATATTACAACCACTGAAGTATGCAAGGAAACTCTTTGGTTGTAGAAATTTCTTCAAGAGTTGGGTATGAAACAAAAGAAGTATAGTCTCTATTGTGATAGTCAGAGTGCTATTCATTTGTGTAAAAACTTCACATTTCACTCTCGGTTCAAACATATTGATGTGAGATATCATTGGATTCGAGAAGTACTGGATTCCAACCTGTTGACACTTGAGAAGGTGTATACAAATGATAATGGAGTTGACATGTTTACTAAGGCATTGCCTAAAGAGAAACTCTTGTTTTACAGACAACAAGCAGGTTTGGTGGAGCCCCCCAAATAAGTTAGAGAGGGAGATTGTTGGGTGTGAGCCAGCCCATTTGTGGGCCAACCCACTTATGCAAATGCTTGAGAAACCCTCAGGCTTAAATACATATTGTGAGCAGCCGCAAGAAGCAATTTCACTTCTTCGGTCCTTGCATGCGAGAAAAAGTCAGCCGGCACTTTTGAGAGAACaacaaagagagagaaagagcttgagagagagagaatttaaGGTCTTGATTGGAGAGTGATTTGGAACCCGATTGAGACTAAATTTTACACACGCGATCCTCTTGTCAAGCTCCACTCATCTACCggttcagatttcagatttcctCTTCGTTTGATAACATTTTTCTAAACCTACTTCTTTGACAATTATAGTTTTGAGGGGTGATTTTATAACAGATTTGCTTGGTTAATATTTGTGCTATTATTGTCATCTGAATATTTCAGATAGACTTGTGTATTCCCATTATTGTGATAGTGGAGTTTTTTGACTGGACTAGCTTCCATGATTTTTCCCAATTTAGGTTTTTCACGTAAAAATCTTGGTGTCCtgtgccttttatttttcttgtattttattatcactgttggtattattacttggtgatttggtttattcctattttaactGGTACTTGGGGAAAGAGAAATTTATCTTGGGCTAACTCTGATATTGTGTGCCTGTACTGGTACCCCTTTCTCAACATATAACTATCCCAATTCTGTATTGACCATCAATAATAACACAAATAGTGCTAATAAAGCCAAGGTGGGCTCTGGAAGATTCAAAACTGGCGGCGGCTTAATCGAATTATTGGGATAACGacccaaaggaaagaaaactgctaaaacatatttttaggTCAGGCAAACATGGATAAGTTTTAGAGCATTTTCAGGTATATATACACAAATAATCAAGTGAAGTCAGGCACCAAAAGATATCTCTCTATATCATTTCAAATTTCCAGAATGGAACTCGAGTTTCTTCCTTTACCTTTGAGCTTCTCTAGTCTGCTTCTTCTCTTCTTGTTCCTATTTATGGTATCGAAGATTTTGACACAAATATATAACTTGGCTGGAAATCTTCCACCAGCTCCAATAAAGCTTCCTCTAATTAGGAACCTGCTCAACTTGATTGGTGGAGCTCCACACCATGTTCTCAgagatttggccaaaaaatatGGACCAATCATGCACCTTCAACTTGGTGAAGTTTCTACAGTGGTTGTATCTTCAGCCGAGATGGCGAAAGAGTTTCTAGTAACTCATGATCCAAGCTTTGCAGACAGGCGACCGTGACTAGCCACCGCTATCTTGTGCTATGATCTACAAGATCTTGCCTTTACTCCTTACGGCGATCACTGGAGGCAAATGCGTAAAATATGCCTGATGGTGCTTTTTGCGGCAAGAGAGTCCGATCATTCAGTTTTATTAGAAATGCTGAAATCGCAAAACTGATGGAATCAATTTGCTTTTCTTCAGGGGAAAGTGGTAAATATTACACATAAGTTTTTTGTGTATACAAGTTCAATGACCTGTAGAGCAGCTTTTGGGGGAATattgaagaacaatgaaacaatGATCGAGTTTTTGAAGAAGTCAGTCACCTTAGCGGGTGGCTTTGTTGCTGCTGATTTTTTCGCCTCCTTGAAAATACTTCCTATTATCAGCGGAATAAAAGGCGAATTGCTCACAATGCACCATAAAATAGATGCCATTCTAGATGATGTGACCAATCAGCACAAAGTGAACCATGAATCTGGAAAAAAGGGCAATGCTGAATCAGGAGATGAAGATCTCATTGACGTTCTTTTAAGACAACAGGAAAATGGAAGCCTTCAGATTCCCATCACAAGCAAAAATCAAAGCTGTACTTCGTACGTGGCAATACAGATTCTACATTATTACCTTCTTGCTTGTTTTCTTGTCATGTATTTGTAAATAATCTATTGCATACATGCAGGATATATTCAATACCGGAACAGACACTACATCAATAGTAACTGAATGGGCTATGTCAGAATTGATGAAGAATCCGAAGGTAATGGCCAAGGTACAAGCAGAAGTGAGACAAGTTTGCAAGGGAAAGAAGACCATTGAGGAGGAGGATATTCGAAAACTGACCTACCTGAAGATGGTGGTTAAAGAAATTCTAAGGCTGCATCCACCTGTTCCTTTAATCCCAAGATCAAACAAGGAAATTAAACCGCGATGTCAAAGGGTATATGATACCCCAAAAATCACAAATTCTTGTTAATGTCTGGGCAATGGGGAGAAATCCTATTTATTGGGATGATCCAGAAAGCTTCAAACCAGAGAGATTCGAGCAAAAATCAGTCGAGTACACTGGCTATCAGTTTGAATATATTCCATTTGGGATGGGCAAGAGGATGTGCCCAGCCATAACATTTGGTCTAGTCAATGTTGAGCTTCCCTTAGCTCATTTGCTCTACCATTTTGACTGGGGACTTCCTGATGGAATGAAGGTTGATGATCTAGACATGGATGAAAGTATTGGAATAACAGTAGGAAGGAAAAATGACCTTTACCTGGTTGCCACTGCATATTATCCTTCCTGGAATGAATGATGCTAGACAAGGAATTATTCATCTCGTGGGTAATAAGTTTGCTAAGGTTATAATTATATtctaaaatttcagtttttcgaTTACATTTGTCACGagttcctaaaaaaaaaaagaataagcaTTTCTCAAGAGTTCTTATGTGATTTAGTTGCCAGTTTCAATGCTGCAAGTGGTTGCTGATTGCATAAGGTGAAGATTGTCTATTGACCATAGTTTAATGATAAAGAAAGAGGTAAGATAGTGTCCTTTGTTAATTTAGATCGCATAAGGTGACTTAAGCCGTTGTTCTTTCTTGGTTGAAAACTTCAAAAATGATGACAAATAAacatgaagaacaatgaaatttggaaaatggatATCCTGCATTGTAGGAAAATCCTATGATGCAGATCTTTGTAATAACCTATTCGTTAAGTCACACTAAAATAATATAGCTTTTATCATTGTCTAGGTTTAAACTATGTATTCGTTCAAGTTTCATAAATTCAACATTGAATCTTGACTATATGTATGGAACATCACTAACTTTAAGAAACAATTTAGTACTTTGTTAGCAAATTAACAATTTCTTTAACAACGCTGATCACATTTTTAAGCAAACATTACTAAACCTACCTTTTTAGCAAGACTTGCCAATTTTTTGGAAGACAATCTTAGTAGTTTCTTAAGGAGACGTTCAAAATCATGTTAATTGACTTACAAATCCCAGGATCACAGAGTCCTACGACTCTTAACAGAAAAAAGTTATTCCTTTATTAGTAAAAAGTACCAATATTTTAGCAACACTTACCAATGTTTGATAAACTTTATTACATTTTGGCAAAACTTCTCATATTCTTAGCGGATTAATCAGTTTATTAAAAGGTTATTACTTTATTTAAGAACCTACCACAAAAATTTGCAATTGCTGATCCTCAATTACAAAAAATTCTATGAAATGCATTAGAAATTTTAGTCTTTTTTTAGTGTAGTCCCTAAATTGCAATGTCAAAGCAAATATAACTATTAATAATTGCCTCTCGACTGATACTCCTTCAAACAATCAATcttcaaattgaaaaaatgttagggaccaTTGCAACAATTTGTAATTTCATATTTCATTCCATTGCTTAGCATTCAaactattttgtagccaaaataTTTTGTTATTTCTTAGAACCCAACAGCCTATACAGCTTAAGATGTTATGAAGCTACATGGGAACATATGTGTACGATACACCAACAACTGAACCAAAAGTAAGTCAAATTGAACAATGAAACTTGTGGTGGAGTAGTTCTAATTCTAAAATGTTTATCCCATTGTTGATTCTTATATTCAAGAGTTAGCCATGTAGCAATGATCCCAAGGAACTCTTTCTTTTGACACTCGATTTTCTCTGCTATTGAGTATGTATATTTCCAAAGTTAAGAGAAGTTTTGTGTAACTAGACCTTTTGGCGGAAGTGTAGGTAAATCAATGTTTGGATTGTAGTTTATTTGCtaattttaatttgtttgaatcattaatatatttttcaatcatctttttatctgaCTTACAACACATCAAAAAAGTcctacaaaaaatttttttaaaaaaaattatcccaaataatatattatttaaacACACTCGATGTTGAGTATTTGCACTATAGTTAGAAAAACTACTTGGAGAGGGGCCTCACACTTCccgtgaggttgctcaagtagAACTGTTGATCGGTGGTAACTAAGCTTGTAATATCAACAGAGTAATTATGTCCACAAGTGTGCTAATGAATAAGCTGACTGTACTTGTAATGTATGTATATCATTTGTTACATGTATATGGATCAAATGACAAAGGACAATTTTCCTAACGAAGTTAGATGGCtaataaatgaatgaaaattGAGGCAACTGAAGAAAAaacagaaaggaaaaggaaaagaggaatgCTGTAGTGCAAACTATGAAAGGAATTGCCAAATAAGGCCTGAGATTGATGTGTTGGAGGCCTTTGAATAGTTTTGCTAAATCAGAAAAAGGCAAATTTTCCAATAAGCTATATGGAAATTGTATGCAATCGAGCTTTGGTTAATCGAGAAATGAAATTAGTAGGCAAAATAGCATCCATCCAAAAACTGCAAGGCAACTACAAGGAACAGTCAACTGAACATTGGCTAAAATCAATTGGTGAAAATGCACTTCAAAAATAAGGGCAGAAGTTGAAAGTGAAAGGTGGAAACAGACCACAAAATGAGAGCAAAAAAGCTATATATTTACATAGGCTGATTGTTTCACGGCATTTGTATTTACATTGACATTTGGGGGATACATTGCTAATGAGGCTATCTGGATGTGCATCATTGATAATCACTACAAAAAATTTTACTTTCATTGTTATAGGAACTGGTATTTATAAAGTCAGTACCAGTGGTTGGTAAAAATGAGTTTTATGTAGTGCTTGGTTTACTCagttttggggtgtttttgagCGTTGTGGTGATCTTTTTCTACGTTTCTCTTCAGGCGTCTGGTGCTTGGCTCTGATATGTTGCATGAAGCTAGGAGAGTTATTGGCTTATTGCTGTTAAGGTTGAGGTTTGGTGTGAAAGCAATCaaaattgagctgcaaattccatttctttttgGAAATCAAAAAGCAATCAAAATTGGTGCAATTTTATCTAACCCATTTCATGGTTACTACGTTTGTGGACAGCTAGGCCTATGTGCTCACTTTTCCAATGGTGGGATAGATAAATCTTCCTAATCGGACGACTAAAACAGGAACAACGAGACACGTACCACTGTTTTAACCAAACCGAAATTTGACCAACCgcaaaaagaaatgaaagccACTTCAATTTCTGTACTCTATTCCATTGAAACCAAGGGCGAGAAAGGGACAGAAGCATGGTTCCAAATGGAAGACCGGCACTGGACTTCAGAAGGGACATTGGGTGGACATCTTCTgaagtttcttcaaatttcacatTAGTCAATGATTGGCGCCGGACTTCATGAAGGACATTGTGTAGGACTTTATCGGATTTCTAAGCGGACTCAGATTTATTCAGTTTTCAAAAACCTAATCCTTCTATATCTTAACTTAGAATTTTAGGATAATATAAATAGGAGATATTAGgacgtttttattttttttggggggggggcgGGGGAAGAGGGGGAAACATTGTGCAATTCCTTAGCTCGTATCTTTTACATCTATCTCCAGGAGAGTTCGAGATGAAGGTGGACAAGGATGAAAGAGTAATACAGATGAAGATTAGAGTTGCTCAATTTGAGACGTTTTTATCCTTGTATTTCGTGAATTTTTGGTTTATTCATGACCATAGTGAACTAATTTATGTCTAGGATTAGGATTTTGTGAAAAAGTATTGGTTaattattatagttaaattttttattttttcgttgatttatctatttcattttttaaatctcaTCCTTcccttgtaaaaaaaaaaaaaaaaagaagaaattctaGTTAGCGTAATCATTCTTTCCAGCATTTGAAATTGGTCATTGATTTTAAACCCGAATAAGTAGTCCCGTACACCATAATGGAACATCTTTATGAAGCAAGCGCTGTCAGTTAATGGAAATTTGCCGATTATGAGTAATAATGTCCATAATAATATGATCCAGATTAACTAATTGGCATAATAACTTGTTGGACAGAGCATGGTTGAAATTTGAAAGGGATACATTTCCAGTCAAAAATAGGTGAATTATGTTCTTTAGATGGATATTATGTCACTATTAGAGCTTATATTAACCAACACTAAGTTTCATCCAAATAATATCATATTAAGTCACTAGTTACGCGAACTGTCATAATCGTAACTAATAGACATGCAACTGGTTGAGCTTTCATGAGGGCAAGATTTCTTAACTGGAAAATGGTAAAGAAAAGAGTTGTCATGATCGAGGAGGTTTTAATCCAGCGACTAAAATTTGAACTTCAAAAATTAGAGATCATGATTTCAATTCTCCCTTTTTCCCCCTTATTTCGTAAATCTCATCACTTTCTagctagaaaaggaaaaaaaatctagtTCTATTattgggcctgtttggaacctcaagtttttatcaagtttgtataatactagttttttaataatttttgctacaggaatccaaaaaacttatcaaagtttttaacctacacacttcaaaaatacacaaaaaaaactttcccttcaacttttcttcttttcctccccAACCCAACCCACCACATACTCCATCGCCGGcagccaccaccaccaccacttcCGGTGCCGGTAACTATTCCGGCAGCCAGTTCCggccaaacttttttttttctctctccctcacCCCCTCTCCCCTCCCCTTTAACCGATTTGTTGgtgctctttttctttttttcttttttttttctttctccctcgCCTTTTCCACTTCGCCTCTGCCTTCCCCCCTGCGCCTCTGCCTTCCCCCAGCACCCTCCCCCTCCCGCTAGAAGCGATCTGGTCGCGCGACCAGATCGCAACCGCGCGACCAGATCGGAAAGTGAGGGAGGGAGAGTGGCTGCGATCTGGAGGGGGAGGGTGGAATGGGCAAAATATAAAGAGCAAGAGCAGTAGAAGGAATTAATGGGGATGTCCACCTAAAGAAGCGACAATGGGTGGGCAGTTCCAAGGAGAAAAAAGGAAGTTGCGCATGCACATGACTGAAGCATTGGCAGTCGGGCGGCGGGCCGGTGGGGGAGCGTAAGTACGGATGCGGCAAAAACCGGCGAAAGCATGGGGACCcatttccttcttcctttgACCGCAAACTAATCTTCCCTAACTTTTTTGTCCCTGGAGCTGGGATCATCATTTCTTATTCCTTTCTTTATAATTCAAATCTTCCATCGTGATCGTAATCCAATTTGACAGCcaggggaggggagggggggggggagggggggggaagagaaaaaaattgggaagggaggaaggaaaagaaaaaagaaagaaagaaaaaaatagaaaaagaaaaaaaaaaagaaagaaaatgaaaaggaaaaaaaaatttcatcttacaaaatttttttaaaacttctacagtgatctatagtaaaattttatacaaacacccaaaaaactcacctttCAAACGGCCTTTGATTCTTATAGCAAAGAGTTGGCTGCTTGAACTCATCCTTTTTATCCAGTATTGGCAAGCCGTCATTATTTGGGACCCTGTCAACTTGTCCCATCCAACACATCGGAAAGTCTATTCATGAAGCAAACGTTGTCAGTCAACAGTAATGTGCTGATTATTAGCCTTATGAT
Coding sequences within it:
- the LOC140013501 gene encoding cytochrome P450 71D7-like; the protein is MGRNPIYWDDPESFKPERFEQKSVEYTGYQFEYIPFGMGKRMCPAITFGLVNVELPLAHLLYHFDWGLPDGMKVDDLDMDESIGITVGRKNDLYLVATAYYPSWNE